The genomic region CCCAAAGCAACGGGCAGGTAAAGCGGTCGGGGAGAAGGCCTGAGCGCAGGTCGTAGACGGCCAGGGCTATCGAGAGAAAAATATATAATGCCAGGAAAGGTAGTGCAGCGACCATCCGATAATCCTCCATGAAAAGTCGCGTAACTGTACTGAATGCAATGAGGCGGGCAACGGCTTTTTGTTTGCTTTGCGTACAGCATTCCAAAGCGTCGGCGACGAAACATATCATTACGAACGGTCTGGAGTGTCGTTCGCAATAATGCTCCAGTGATTAATATCTACACAGCCCTTGCGTCAGGCTGAGATTTGCGTATAATGCGCGGGCTTGTCTTAATCGACGGCAGGTTCGATTTGAACCTCGGGTAGCCGATTTGGCTATCTAACAATGCCCCCAATCGGGGGGCTACGTAAGAACGATTACACTCCCCCATCAATCGTAATGGGTGTGAGGAGTAATTATTTTCGTCTATAAATAATTGGAGCTCTGGTCTCATGCAGAACCAAAGAATCCGTATCCGCCTGAAAGCGTTTGATCATCGTCTGATCGATCAATCAACCGCGGAAATCGTCGAGACTGCTAAGCGCACTGGTGCGCAAGTCCGTGGTCCGATCCCGCTGCCGACCCGCAAAGAGCGTTTTACCGTTCTGATCTCCCCGCACGTTAACAAAGACGCGCGCGACCAGTACGAAATCCGCACTCACAAGCGTCTGGTTGACATCGTTGAGCCAACTGAGAAAACCGTTGATGCTCTGATGCGTCTGGATCTGGCTGCCGGTGTAGACGTGCAGATCAGCCTGGGTTAATCAGGTCATCGAGCGATTGAGAGGTTGATACAATGATTGGTTTAGTCGGTAAAAAAGTGGGTATGACCCGCGTCTTCACTGAAGATGGCGTATCTATCCCAGTAACCGTAATCGAAGTTGAAGCAAACCGCGTTACTCAGGTTAAAGATCTGGCTAACGATGGCTACCGCGCTATTCAGGTTACCACTGGTGCTAAAAAAGCTAACCGTGTAACCAAACCAGAAGCGGGTCACTTCGCTAAAGCTGGCGTTGAAGCTGGCCGTGGTCTGTGGGAATTCCGTCTTGCTGAAGGCGAAGAGTTCACCGTAGGTCAGGACATTAGCGTTGAGCTGTTTGCTGACGTTAAAAAAGTTGACGTAACCGGTACCTCTAAAGGTAAAGGTTTTGCTGGTACCGTTAAGCGCTGGAACTTCCGTACCCAGGACGCTACTCACGGTAACTCCTTGTCTCACCGCGTTCCGGGTTCTATCGGTCAGAACCAGACTCCGGGCAAAGTGTTCAAAGGCAAGAAAATGGCAGGTCAGCTGGGCAACGAACGTGTAACTGTTCAGAGCCTGGACGTAGTACGTGTTGACGCTGAGCGCAACCTGCTGCTGGTTAAAGGTGCGGTCCCGGGTGCAACCGGCTGCGACCTGATCGTTAAACCAGCTGTGAAGGCGTAAGGGGATAGCAATGGAATTAGTATTGAAAGACGCGCAGAGCGCGCTGACTGTTTCCGAAACTACCTTCGGTCGTGATTTCAACGAAGCGCTGGTTCACCAGGTTGTTGTTGCTTATGCAGCTGGTGCTCGTCAGGGTACTCGTGCTCAGAAGACTCGTGCTGAAGTAACTGGTTCCGGTAAAAAACCGTGGCGCCAGAAAGGTACCGGCCGTGCGCGTTCAGGTTCTATCAAGAGCCCGATCTGGCGTTCAGGTGGCGTGACCTTCGCTGCTCGTCCGCAGGACCACAGTCAAAAAGTTAACAAAAAGATGTACCGCGGCGCGCTGAAAAGCATTCTGTCCGAACTGGTACGTCAGGATCGTCTGATCGTTGTCGAGAAGTTCTCTGTAGAAGCACCTAAAACTAAGCTGCTGGCACAGAAACTGAAAGACATGGCTCTGGAAGATGTGCTGATCATCACCGGTGAGCTGGACGAGAACCTGTTCCTGGCCGCACGTAACCTGCACAAGGTTGACGTACGCGATGCGACTGGTATCGACCCGGTTAGCCTGATCGCCTTCGACAAAGTCGTAATGACTGCTGATGCTGTTAAGCAAGTTGAGGAGATGCTGGCATGATTCGTGAAGAACGTCTGCTGAAGGTGCTGCGCGCACCGCACGTTTCTGAAAAAGCGTCTACTGCGATGGAAAAAACTAATACCATCGTTCTCAAAGTTGCTAAAGACGCGACCAAAGCAGAAATCAAAGCTGCTGTGCAGAAACTGTTTGAAGTCGAAGTCGAAGTCGTTAACACCCTGGTAGTTAAAGGGAAAGTTAAACGTCACGGACAGCGTATCGGTCGTCGTAGCGACTGGAAAAAAGCTTACGTCACCCTGAAGGAAGGCCAGAACCTGGACTTCGTCGGCGGCGCTGAGTAAGTCGGAGGAGTAATACAATGGCAGTTGTTAAATGTAAACCGACATCTCCGGGTCGTCGCCACGTTGTTAAAGTGGTTAACCCTGAGCTGCACAAGGGCAAACCTTTTGCTCCGCTGGTTGAAAAAAACAGCAAATCCGGTGGTCGTAACAACAATGGCCGTATCACCACTCGTCATATCGGTGGTGGTCACAAGCAGGCTTATCGTATTGTTGACTTCAAACGCAACAAAGACGGTATCCCGGCAGTTGTTGAACGTCTTGAGTACGATCCGAACCGTTCCGCGAACATCGCGCTGGTTCTGTACAAAGACGGTGAACGCCGTTACATCCTGGCCCCTAAAGGCCTGAAAGCTGGCGACCAGATTCAGTCTGGCGTTGATGCTGCAATCAAAGCAGGCAACACCCTGCCGATGCGCAATATCCCGGTTGGTTCTACCGTTCATAACGTAGAAATGAAACCAGGTAAAGGCGGTCAGCTGGCGCGTTCCGCTGGTACTTACGTTCAGATCGTTGCTCGTGATGGTGCTTATGTCACCCTGCGTCTGCGTTCTGGTGAAATGCGTAAAGTCGAAGCAGACTGCCGTGCAACTCTGGGCGAAGTTGGCAATGCTGAGCATATGCTGCGCGTTCTGGGTAAAGCAGGTGCTGCACGCTGGCGTGGTGTTCGTCCGACCGTTCGCGGTACCGCGATGAACCCAGTCGACCACCCACATGGTGGTGGTGAAGGTCGTAACTTTGGTAAGCACCCGGTAACTCCGTGGGGCGTTCAGACCAAAGGTAAGAAGACCCGCAGCAACAAGCGTACTGATAAATTCATCGTACGTCGCCGTAGCAAATAATTTTAGAGGATAAGCCATGCCACGTTCTCTCAAGAAAGGTCCTTTTATTGACCTGCACTTGCTGAAGAAGGTAGAGAAAGCGGTGGAAAGCGGAGACAAGAAGCCCCTGCGCACTTGGTCCCGTCGTTCAACGATCTTTCCTAACATGATCGGTTTGACCATCGCTGTCCATAATGGTCGTCAGCACGTTCCGGTATTTGTAACCGACGAAATGGTCGGTCACAAACTGGGTGAATTCGCACCGACTCGTACTTATCGCGGCCACGCTGCTGATAAAAAAGCGAAGAAGAAATAAGGTAGGAGGAAGAGATGGAAACTATCGCTAAACATCGCCATGCTCGTTCTTCTGCTCAGAAGGTTCGCCTTGTTGCTGACCTGATTCGCGGTAAGAAAGTGTCGCAGGCTCTGGATATTCTGACCTACACCAATAAGAAAGCGGCTGTATTGGTTAAGAAAGTCTTGGAATCTGCCATTGCTAACGCTGAACACAACGATGGCGCTGACATTGACGATCTGAAAGTTACGAAAATTTTCGTAGACGAAGGCCCGAGCATGAAGCGCATTATGCCGCGTGCAAAAGGTCGTGCAGATCGCATCCTGAAGCGCACCAGCCACATTACTGTGGTTGTGTCCGATCGCTGAGACTCTGGAGACTAGCAATGGGTCAGAAAGTACATCCTAATGGTATTCGCCTGGGTATTGTAAAACCATGGAACTCTACCTGGTTTGCGAACACCAAAGAATTCGCTGACAACCTGGACAGCGATTTTAAAGTACGTCAGTACCTGACTAAGGAACTGGCTAAAGCGTCCGTATCTCGTATCGTTATCGAGCGTCCGGCTAAGAGCATCCGTGTAACTATTCACACTGCTCGCCCGGGTATCGTTATCGGTAAGAAAGGTGAAGACGTAGAAAAACTGCGTAAGGTCGTAGCGGATATCGCTGGCGTTCCTGCACAGATCAATATCGCCGAAGTTCGTAAACCTGAACTGGACGCAAAACTGGTTGCTGACAGCATCACTTCTCAGCTGGAACGTCGTGTTATGTTCCGTCGTGCTATGAAGCGTGCTGTACAGAACGCAATGCGTCTGGGCGCTAAAGGTATTAAAGTTGAAGTTAGCGGCCGTCTGGGCGGCGCGGAAATCGCACGTACCGAATGGTACCGCGAAGGTCGCGTACCGCTGCACACTCTGCGTGCTGACATCGACTACAACACCTCTGAAGCGCACACCACATACGGTGTAATCGGCGTTAAGGTATGGATCTTCAAAGGCGAGATCCTGGGTGGTATGGCTGCTGTTGAACAACCGGAAAAACCGGCTGCTCAACCTAAAAAGCAGCAGCGTAAAGGCCGTAAATAAGGAGCGTCGCTGATGTTACAACCAAAGCGTACAAAATTCCGTAAGATGCACAAAGGCCGCAACCGTGGTCTGGCTGCAGGTGCGGATGTTAGCTTCGGCAGCTTCGGTCTGAAAGCTGTTGGCCGTGGTCGTCTGACTGCCCGTCAGATCGAAGCAGCACGTCGTGCTATGACCCGTGCAGTTAAGCGTCAAGGTAAGATCTGGATCCGTGTATTCCCGGACAAACCGATCACTGAAAAGCCGCTGGCAGTGCGTATGGGTAAAGGTAAAGGTAACGTGGAGTATTGGGTTGCCTTGATTCAGCCGGGTAAAGTCCTGTATGAAATGGACGGCGTACCGGAAGAGCTGGCCCGTGAAGCATTCAAGCTGGCAGCAGCGAAACTGCCGATTAAAACCACCTTTGTAACTAAGACGGTGATGTAATGAAAGCAAAAGAGCTGCGTGAGAAGAGTGTTGAAGAGCTGAACACCGAGCTGCTGAATCTGCTGCGTGAGCAGTTCAACCTGCGTATGCAGGCTGCAAGTGGCCAGCTGCAACAGTCTCACCTGTTGAAGCAAGTGCGTCGTGATGTCGCACGCGTTAAGACTTTACTGACTGAGAAGGCGGGTGCGTAATGACCGATAAAATCCGTACTCTGCAAGGTCGCGTTGTTAGCGACAAAATGGAGAAATCCATTGTTGTTGCTATCGAACGTTTTGTGAAACACCCGATCTACGGTAAATTCATTAAGCGTACGACCAAACTGCACGTACATGACGAGAACAACGAATGTGGTATCGGCGACAAGGTTGAAATCCGTGAATGCCGTCCACTGTCCAAGACTAAGTCCTGGACGCTGGTTCGCGTTGTAGAGAAAGCGGTTCTGTAATACAGTACGCATTCTCAACGAATAAACGGCTCAGCGATGGGCCGTTTATTTTTTCTACCCATATCGTTAGAGCGGTGTTATAATGCCGCGCCCCCGATATGGGGCTTTTTTAACGACCTGAATTCGGGTCTCAGTAGTAGTTGACATTAGCGGAGCACTAAAATGATCCAAGAACAGACTATGCTGAACGTCGCCGACAACTCCGGTGCACGTCGCGTAATGTGTATCAAGGTTCTGGGTGGCTCGCACCGTCGCTACGCAGGCGTAGGCGACATCATCAAGATCACCATCAAGGAAGCAATTCCGCGTGGTAAGGTCAAAAAAGGTGATGTGCTGAAGGCGGTAGTGGTGCGCACCAAGAAGGGTGTTCGTCGCCCGGACGGTTCTGTCATTCGCTTCGATGGTAATGCATGCGTTATTTTAAACAATAACAGCGAGCAACCTATCGGTACGCGTATTTTTGGGCCGGTAACTCGTGAACTTCGTAACGAGAAGTTCATGAAAATTATCTCTCTGGCACCAGAAGTACTCTAAGGAGCGAATCATGGCAGCGAAGATCCGTCGTGATGACGAAGTTATCGTGTTAACCGGTAAAGATAAAGGTAAACGCGGTAAAGTTAAGAATGTCCTGTCTTCCGGCAAGGTCATTGTTGAAGGTATCAACCTGGTTAAGAAACACCAGAAGCCGGTTCCGGCTCTGAACCAACCAGGTGGCATCGTAGAGAAAGAAGCAGCTATTCAGATCTCTAACCTTGCAATCTTCAATGCGGCAACCGGCAAGGCTGACCGTGTAGGCTTTAGATTCGAAGACGGCAAAAAAGTCCGTTTCTTTAAATCTAACAGCGAAACTATCAAGTAATTTGGAGTAGTACGATGGCGAAACTGCATGATTACTACAAAGACGAAGTAGTTGCTAAACTCATGACTGAGTTTAACTACAATTCTGTCATGCAAGTCCCTCGGGTCGAGAAGATCACCCTGAACATGGGTGTTGGTGAAGCGATCGCTGACAAGAAACTGCTGGATAACGCAGCAGCTGACCTGACAGCAATCTCCGGTCAAAAGCCGTTGATCACCAAAGCACGCAAATCAGTTGCAGGCTTCAAAATCCGTCAGGGCTATCCGATCGGCTGTAAAGTAACTCTGCGTGGCGAACGCATGTGGGAGTTCTTTGAGCGCCTGATCACTATTGCTGTTCCACGTATCCGTGACTTCCGTGGCTTGTCCGCTAAGTCTTTCGACGGTCGTGGTAACTACAGCATGGGTGTCCGTGAGCAGATCATCTTCCCAGAAATCGACTACGATAAAGTCGACCGCGTTCGTGGTTTGGATATTACCATTACCACTACTGCGAAATCTGACGAAGAAGGCCGTGCTCTGCTGGCTGCCTTTGACTTCCCGTTCCGCAAGTAAGGTAGGGTTACTGAATGGCTAAGCAATCAATGAAAGCACGCGAAGTAAAACGCGTAGCTTTAGCTGATAAATACTTCGCGAAACGCGCTGAACTGAAAGCGATCATCTCTGATGTGAACGCTTCTGACGAAGATCGTTGGAATGCTGTTCTTAAGCTGCAGTCTCTGCCGCGTGATTCCAGCCCGTCTCGTCAGCGTAACCGCTGCCGTCAAACAGGTCGTCCACATGGTTATGTGGGCAAGTTCGGGTTGAGCCGTATCAAGCTTCGTGAAGCCGCTATGCGCGGTGAAGTACCAGGCTTGAAAAAGGCTAGCTGGTAATTGTCACCAATTGAATCACGGGAGTAAAGACAGATGAGCATGCAAGATCCGATCGCGGATATGCTGACCCGTATCCGTAACGGTCAGGCCGCGAACAAAGCTGCGGTCACCATGCCTTCCTCCAAGCTGAAAGTGGCAATTGCCAACGTGCTGAAGGAAGAAGGTTTTATTGAAGATTTTAAAGTTGAAGGCGACACCAAGCCGGAACTGGAACTGACTCTTAAGTATTTCCAGGGTAAAGCTGTTGTAGAAAGCATTCAGCGTGTCAGCCGCCCAGGTCTGCGCATCTACAAACGTAAAGATGAGCTGCCGAAAGTTATGGCGGGACTGGGTATCGCAGTTGTTTCTACCTCTAAAGGTGTTATGACTGATCGTGCAGCGCGCCAGGCTGGTCTTGGCGGCGAAATTATCTGCTACGTAGCCTAATCGGAGGAAAAAATGTCTCGTGTTGCTAAAGCACCGGTCGTTGTTCCTGCCGGCGTTGATGTAAAAATCAACGGTCAGGTTATTACGATCAAAGGTAAAAACGGCGAGCTGACTCGTACTCTCAACGATGCTGTTGAAGTTAAACATGCAGATAATGCACTGACCTTCGGTCCGCGTGATGGTTACGTAGACGGTTGGGCTCAGGCTGGTACCGCGCGTGCCCTGCTGAACTCAATGGTTATCGGTGTTACCGAAGGCTTCACTAAGAAGCTGCAGCTGGTTGGTGTAGGTTATCGTGCAGCGGTTAAAGGGAATGTTGTAAACCTGTCTTTAGGTTTCTCACACCCAGTTGACCATCAACTGCCGGCAGGGATTACTGCAGAATGTCCGACTCAAACTGAAATCGTGCTGAAAGGCGCTGATAAGCAGGTGATCGGTCAGGTTGCGGCAGATCTGCGTGCCTACCGTCGTCCTGAGCCTTATAAAGGCAAGGGTGTTCGTTACGCCGACGAAGTCGTGCGTACCAAAGAGGCTAAGAAGAAGTAAGGTAACACTATGGATAAGAAATCTGCTCGTATCCGTCGTGCGACCCGCGCACGCCGCAAGCTCAAAGAGCTGGGCGCAACTCGCCTGGTGGTACATCGTACCCCGCGTCATATTTACGCACAGGTAATTGCACCGAACGGTTCTGAAGTTCTGGTAGCTGCTTCTACTGTAGAAAAAGCTATCGCTGAACAACTGAAGTACACCGGTAACAAAGACGCGGCCGCAGCTGTGGGTAAAGCTGTCGCTGAACGCGCTCTGGAAAAAGGCATCAAAGATGTATCCTTTGACCGTTCCGGGTTCCAATATCATGGTCGTGTCCAGGCACTGGCAGATGCTGCCCGTGAAGCTGGCCTTCAGTTCTAAGGTAGAGGTGTAAGATGGCTCACATCGAAAAACAAGCTGGCGAACTGCAGGAAAAGCTGATCGCGGTAAACCGCGTATCTAAAACCGTAAAAGGTGGTCGTATTTTCTCCTTCACAGCTCTGACTGTTGTTGGCGATGGTAACGGTCGCGTTGGTTTTGGTTACGGTAAAGCGCGTGAAGTTCCAGCAGCGATCCAGAAAGCGATGGAAAAAGCCCGTCGCAAT from Citrobacter sp. RHB25-C09 harbors:
- the rpsJ gene encoding 30S ribosomal protein S10, giving the protein MQNQRIRIRLKAFDHRLIDQSTAEIVETAKRTGAQVRGPIPLPTRKERFTVLISPHVNKDARDQYEIRTHKRLVDIVEPTEKTVDALMRLDLAAGVDVQISLG
- the rplC gene encoding 50S ribosomal protein L3, which translates into the protein MIGLVGKKVGMTRVFTEDGVSIPVTVIEVEANRVTQVKDLANDGYRAIQVTTGAKKANRVTKPEAGHFAKAGVEAGRGLWEFRLAEGEEFTVGQDISVELFADVKKVDVTGTSKGKGFAGTVKRWNFRTQDATHGNSLSHRVPGSIGQNQTPGKVFKGKKMAGQLGNERVTVQSLDVVRVDAERNLLLVKGAVPGATGCDLIVKPAVKA
- the rplD gene encoding 50S ribosomal protein L4 codes for the protein MELVLKDAQSALTVSETTFGRDFNEALVHQVVVAYAAGARQGTRAQKTRAEVTGSGKKPWRQKGTGRARSGSIKSPIWRSGGVTFAARPQDHSQKVNKKMYRGALKSILSELVRQDRLIVVEKFSVEAPKTKLLAQKLKDMALEDVLIITGELDENLFLAARNLHKVDVRDATGIDPVSLIAFDKVVMTADAVKQVEEMLA
- the rplW gene encoding 50S ribosomal protein L23, encoding MIREERLLKVLRAPHVSEKASTAMEKTNTIVLKVAKDATKAEIKAAVQKLFEVEVEVVNTLVVKGKVKRHGQRIGRRSDWKKAYVTLKEGQNLDFVGGAE
- the rplB gene encoding 50S ribosomal protein L2 — translated: MAVVKCKPTSPGRRHVVKVVNPELHKGKPFAPLVEKNSKSGGRNNNGRITTRHIGGGHKQAYRIVDFKRNKDGIPAVVERLEYDPNRSANIALVLYKDGERRYILAPKGLKAGDQIQSGVDAAIKAGNTLPMRNIPVGSTVHNVEMKPGKGGQLARSAGTYVQIVARDGAYVTLRLRSGEMRKVEADCRATLGEVGNAEHMLRVLGKAGAARWRGVRPTVRGTAMNPVDHPHGGGEGRNFGKHPVTPWGVQTKGKKTRSNKRTDKFIVRRRSK
- the rpsS gene encoding 30S ribosomal protein S19, coding for MPRSLKKGPFIDLHLLKKVEKAVESGDKKPLRTWSRRSTIFPNMIGLTIAVHNGRQHVPVFVTDEMVGHKLGEFAPTRTYRGHAADKKAKKK
- the rplV gene encoding 50S ribosomal protein L22, giving the protein METIAKHRHARSSAQKVRLVADLIRGKKVSQALDILTYTNKKAAVLVKKVLESAIANAEHNDGADIDDLKVTKIFVDEGPSMKRIMPRAKGRADRILKRTSHITVVVSDR
- the rpsC gene encoding 30S ribosomal protein S3, which encodes MGQKVHPNGIRLGIVKPWNSTWFANTKEFADNLDSDFKVRQYLTKELAKASVSRIVIERPAKSIRVTIHTARPGIVIGKKGEDVEKLRKVVADIAGVPAQINIAEVRKPELDAKLVADSITSQLERRVMFRRAMKRAVQNAMRLGAKGIKVEVSGRLGGAEIARTEWYREGRVPLHTLRADIDYNTSEAHTTYGVIGVKVWIFKGEILGGMAAVEQPEKPAAQPKKQQRKGRK
- the rplP gene encoding 50S ribosomal protein L16, producing MLQPKRTKFRKMHKGRNRGLAAGADVSFGSFGLKAVGRGRLTARQIEAARRAMTRAVKRQGKIWIRVFPDKPITEKPLAVRMGKGKGNVEYWVALIQPGKVLYEMDGVPEELAREAFKLAAAKLPIKTTFVTKTVM
- the rpmC gene encoding 50S ribosomal protein L29; this encodes MKAKELREKSVEELNTELLNLLREQFNLRMQAASGQLQQSHLLKQVRRDVARVKTLLTEKAGA
- the rpsQ gene encoding 30S ribosomal protein S17, whose translation is MTDKIRTLQGRVVSDKMEKSIVVAIERFVKHPIYGKFIKRTTKLHVHDENNECGIGDKVEIRECRPLSKTKSWTLVRVVEKAVL
- the rplN gene encoding 50S ribosomal protein L14, with product MIQEQTMLNVADNSGARRVMCIKVLGGSHRRYAGVGDIIKITIKEAIPRGKVKKGDVLKAVVVRTKKGVRRPDGSVIRFDGNACVILNNNSEQPIGTRIFGPVTRELRNEKFMKIISLAPEVL
- the rplX gene encoding 50S ribosomal protein L24, coding for MAAKIRRDDEVIVLTGKDKGKRGKVKNVLSSGKVIVEGINLVKKHQKPVPALNQPGGIVEKEAAIQISNLAIFNAATGKADRVGFRFEDGKKVRFFKSNSETIK
- the rplE gene encoding 50S ribosomal protein L5 is translated as MAKLHDYYKDEVVAKLMTEFNYNSVMQVPRVEKITLNMGVGEAIADKKLLDNAAADLTAISGQKPLITKARKSVAGFKIRQGYPIGCKVTLRGERMWEFFERLITIAVPRIRDFRGLSAKSFDGRGNYSMGVREQIIFPEIDYDKVDRVRGLDITITTTAKSDEEGRALLAAFDFPFRK
- the rpsN gene encoding 30S ribosomal protein S14 encodes the protein MAKQSMKAREVKRVALADKYFAKRAELKAIISDVNASDEDRWNAVLKLQSLPRDSSPSRQRNRCRQTGRPHGYVGKFGLSRIKLREAAMRGEVPGLKKASW
- the rpsH gene encoding 30S ribosomal protein S8, with the protein product MSMQDPIADMLTRIRNGQAANKAAVTMPSSKLKVAIANVLKEEGFIEDFKVEGDTKPELELTLKYFQGKAVVESIQRVSRPGLRIYKRKDELPKVMAGLGIAVVSTSKGVMTDRAARQAGLGGEIICYVA
- the rplF gene encoding 50S ribosomal protein L6; translated protein: MSRVAKAPVVVPAGVDVKINGQVITIKGKNGELTRTLNDAVEVKHADNALTFGPRDGYVDGWAQAGTARALLNSMVIGVTEGFTKKLQLVGVGYRAAVKGNVVNLSLGFSHPVDHQLPAGITAECPTQTEIVLKGADKQVIGQVAADLRAYRRPEPYKGKGVRYADEVVRTKEAKKK
- the rplR gene encoding 50S ribosomal protein L18 encodes the protein MDKKSARIRRATRARRKLKELGATRLVVHRTPRHIYAQVIAPNGSEVLVAASTVEKAIAEQLKYTGNKDAAAAVGKAVAERALEKGIKDVSFDRSGFQYHGRVQALADAAREAGLQF